One part of the Sporosarcina ureae genome encodes these proteins:
- a CDS encoding CCA tRNA nucleotidyltransferase encodes MTSTFGSAASRQVILELSTAGYEAVFVGGAVRDAELGKKPLDIDIATSATPHQVKEVFRHTIDIGIEHGTILVMMHGEPIEVTTYRTESTYSDQRHPDEVIYVNSLKEDLQRRDFTINALAMTVDGELIDLFDGLKDLKQKIIRCVGNPEERFGEDPLRIFRALRFSSVLNFEIEEKTLDSMKKLAPSLRHVAIERIKTEMDKLFLGENPSRAFHYGRQIGLPELFPELLAAFDTLDRYTPFLHARHGFAAMLALTDTEAANLSRQFKLSNEEKRFLKQFEEAFASRRNHVFGPWEFYSYSTDVLEVVEKVYHVNHEDNELMTQQIEQYKEQLPIRTRTDLAFTGTDLLKWSGKSGGKWTSDWIKKIERAIVFGQIENDAQAIKDWFINEITREK; translated from the coding sequence ATGACGTCTACATTTGGTTCCGCAGCGAGCCGGCAAGTCATTCTAGAATTAAGTACAGCAGGCTACGAAGCAGTCTTTGTCGGCGGTGCAGTACGTGATGCTGAACTCGGCAAAAAGCCGCTCGATATCGATATAGCAACGTCTGCTACACCTCACCAAGTCAAAGAAGTATTTAGGCATACTATCGATATCGGTATTGAACACGGTACGATTCTGGTGATGATGCACGGCGAGCCGATTGAAGTGACGACGTACCGTACCGAATCTACATATAGCGACCAGCGTCATCCTGATGAAGTAATCTATGTGAATTCATTGAAAGAAGATTTACAACGACGTGACTTTACGATCAATGCGCTTGCGATGACAGTGGATGGTGAACTCATAGATTTATTTGATGGACTGAAGGATTTGAAGCAAAAGATCATTCGTTGCGTGGGGAACCCTGAAGAACGCTTTGGGGAAGACCCGCTACGTATTTTCCGTGCTTTGCGTTTTTCCTCTGTTTTGAATTTTGAAATTGAAGAAAAAACATTGGATTCGATGAAAAAACTAGCTCCTTCATTACGGCATGTCGCAATTGAACGGATCAAAACCGAAATGGATAAACTGTTTCTAGGAGAGAATCCTTCCCGTGCATTTCATTACGGACGTCAAATTGGTTTACCCGAACTTTTTCCGGAGTTACTTGCGGCATTTGATACACTGGATCGCTACACTCCGTTTCTTCACGCGCGTCACGGCTTCGCAGCAATGCTTGCCTTAACGGACACAGAAGCCGCAAATCTCTCAAGACAGTTCAAATTGTCGAACGAGGAAAAACGCTTTTTGAAACAATTTGAGGAAGCATTTGCTAGCCGTAGAAATCATGTATTTGGTCCATGGGAATTCTATAGCTATTCAACCGACGTTTTAGAAGTTGTAGAAAAAGTGTATCATGTGAATCATGAAGATAATGAATTAATGACACAGCAAATTGAACAATATAAAGAGCAATTACCGATTAGAACTCGTACAGATCTCGCTTTTACTGGAACGGACTTGTTGAAGTGGTCAGGCAAAAGTGGTGGAAAATGGACGAGTGATTGGATCAAGAAAATCGAACGAGCAATTGTCTTCGGACAAATTGAAAATGACGCACAGGCGATAAAGGACTGGTTTATAAATGAAATCACCCGTGAAAAGTGA
- the bshA gene encoding N-acetyl-alpha-D-glucosaminyl L-malate synthase BshA, whose amino-acid sequence MQHRKLKVGVICYPSLGGSGVVATELGLKMASKGHEMHYITSSKPFRFLDVHPNIQFHEVTIEGYAVFKYPPYDIALANRIAQVIESEQLDLLHVHYAVPHAISAILAKDMAESSIGIITTLHGTDVTILGHDPALRNTLSYGINKSDRVTAVSRSLRNETIELLQPKTEIRTIYNFIDEGKYYPREVAHLREELGIAEDEKVLIHISNFRKVKRIPDIIESFRLIDKQHKAKLLLVGEGPEKFDLEEYVERIGLQDDILFLGKRDDLPELLSISDVMLLLSEKEAFGLVLLEAFACGVPAVANAIGGIPEVVQDGVNGFLVQLGDVQAVADRVTQLLSDSALYQQMKKHAIQTVQEEFSSDSIVEQYEELYYEVAAMK is encoded by the coding sequence ATGCAACATAGAAAATTAAAAGTAGGTGTCATTTGTTATCCTTCGCTTGGAGGATCAGGCGTAGTGGCAACGGAATTAGGACTGAAAATGGCGAGTAAAGGTCATGAGATGCATTATATTACATCGAGTAAACCTTTTCGTTTTTTAGATGTTCATCCAAATATCCAGTTTCATGAAGTGACGATCGAAGGATATGCGGTATTCAAGTACCCTCCTTATGACATTGCCCTTGCGAACCGTATTGCGCAAGTCATCGAATCGGAACAGCTGGATTTGCTCCACGTACACTATGCGGTGCCACACGCGATCTCTGCTATTCTGGCAAAAGATATGGCGGAATCCTCTATCGGTATTATAACGACCTTACATGGTACCGATGTGACGATTCTTGGCCACGACCCTGCATTACGAAATACATTGTCTTATGGTATTAATAAATCTGATCGTGTAACAGCTGTTTCACGTTCATTACGCAATGAAACGATTGAGTTGCTACAACCGAAGACGGAAATACGAACGATTTACAACTTTATCGACGAGGGAAAGTATTATCCACGTGAAGTAGCGCATCTGCGTGAAGAACTAGGTATTGCAGAAGATGAAAAAGTACTGATCCATATATCTAATTTCCGTAAAGTGAAGCGCATTCCCGATATTATCGAAAGCTTCCGTTTAATCGATAAGCAACATAAAGCAAAATTGCTATTAGTTGGTGAAGGTCCTGAAAAGTTTGATTTGGAAGAGTATGTAGAACGTATTGGATTGCAAGACGATATTCTGTTCTTAGGGAAACGGGATGATCTACCTGAATTATTATCAATCAGTGATGTGATGTTGTTACTTTCTGAGAAAGAAGCATTCGGTCTCGTCTTACTCGAAGCTTTTGCGTGCGGTGTGCCTGCCGTAGCCAATGCAATCGGCGGTATCCCGGAGGTTGTTCAGGATGGCGTTAACGGATTCTTAGTGCAACTAGGCGATGTACAAGCTGTTGCAGATCGTGTCACACAGTTGCTGAGCGATTCGGCTTTATATCAACAAATGAAAAAACATGCGATTCAAACAGTGCAAGAAGAATTTAGTTCTGATTCGATTGTAGAACAATATGAGGAATTATATTATGAAGTGGCGGCGATGAAATGA
- a CDS encoding biotin--[acetyl-CoA-carboxylase] ligase, with amino-acid sequence MKSPVKSELLKRLFAAQGEPISGQDIADEFGLSRTAIWKYIKELEEEGYEIGSQRKKGYYLIEAPDLVNQGNITEYLTTERYGRTIKYFTTVPTTQTIAHEDAQNGAEDGTLIISEEQTAGKGRLARPWTSKANRGIWMSLIIRPELAPQYAPQLTLVAAVAIVRAIEEVADIQPIIKWPNDILINGKKVTGILTELQSDPDRVKAVILGMGINANQQPSDFPEELQTIATSLRIEKGEMIDRAQLVAAILKYLEQYTDLYVEKGFPPIKILWESYAAITGKKIKASMVHETVEGVALGISHEGMLELQLADGTIRGIYSADIEIKN; translated from the coding sequence ATGAAATCACCCGTGAAAAGTGAATTATTGAAACGATTATTTGCGGCGCAAGGTGAACCTATATCGGGTCAAGATATTGCCGATGAATTCGGTCTCTCACGCACAGCTATTTGGAAATACATTAAAGAGCTTGAAGAAGAAGGCTATGAAATTGGGTCACAACGAAAGAAAGGCTATTACTTAATTGAAGCCCCAGATTTGGTCAACCAAGGAAACATCACGGAGTATTTAACGACAGAACGCTACGGAAGGACTATTAAATATTTTACAACAGTCCCTACTACGCAGACGATTGCACATGAAGACGCACAAAATGGAGCGGAAGATGGCACGTTGATTATTTCTGAAGAACAAACAGCTGGAAAAGGACGTTTGGCTAGACCATGGACGTCAAAAGCAAATCGAGGCATTTGGATGAGTTTGATTATTCGTCCCGAACTGGCACCGCAATATGCCCCTCAATTGACACTGGTAGCGGCAGTAGCCATTGTTCGTGCAATTGAGGAAGTGGCAGATATTCAACCTATCATCAAGTGGCCAAATGATATTTTGATCAACGGTAAAAAGGTTACAGGTATTTTGACGGAGCTTCAGTCGGATCCCGATCGTGTCAAAGCGGTTATTTTGGGAATGGGCATCAATGCTAATCAACAGCCATCCGATTTCCCTGAAGAATTACAGACGATTGCCACATCATTACGTATCGAAAAAGGCGAAATGATTGACCGAGCGCAATTAGTGGCGGCCATCCTGAAGTATCTTGAGCAATATACGGACTTATATGTCGAAAAAGGATTTCCTCCAATTAAAATTTTATGGGAAAGTTATGCCGCCATTACAGGCAAGAAAATTAAAGCGAGCATGGTCCATGAAACAGTTGAAGGAGTCGCACTTGGTATATCACATGAAGGCATGCTAGAACTACAACTTGCAGACGGAACGATTCGCGGAATTTATTCCGCAGATATCGAGATTAAGAATTAA
- the panC gene encoding pantoate--beta-alanine ligase, which translates to MNASATMQIVRSIAELKNILNPRQRNGRTVGFVPTMGFLHEGHMALVKEARRDHDIVVMSIFVNPAQFGPGEDYDAYPRDEQHDAELASTAGVDYLFIPSAEEMYPRKSGISILPGEQASRLCGASRPGHFDGVLKVVLKLFNIVDPDESYFGMKDAQQLAIIETFVRDFNLRTSITRVPTVREEDGLAKSSRNVRLLEHERNEASAIYRALSLGRRSYYEGIPLQEVAKIVRRTIEEETSGTIDYVEVLAYPSLDENINDAAEVIIAAAVQFTSARLIDNIIMSTIKDE; encoded by the coding sequence ATGAATGCCAGTGCTACTATGCAAATAGTTCGTTCAATCGCTGAACTGAAAAATATTCTTAATCCAAGACAACGAAACGGACGCACAGTTGGTTTCGTACCGACAATGGGTTTCCTTCATGAAGGACATATGGCATTAGTGAAAGAAGCGCGGAGAGATCATGACATCGTGGTGATGAGTATTTTCGTGAATCCTGCACAGTTCGGACCCGGTGAAGATTATGATGCCTATCCACGGGATGAACAGCATGACGCGGAACTTGCATCCACTGCAGGAGTGGATTATCTATTCATTCCATCTGCTGAAGAGATGTATCCTCGTAAAAGCGGAATCAGTATTTTGCCAGGTGAACAGGCATCCCGACTATGTGGTGCTTCTAGACCAGGACATTTCGATGGTGTATTGAAAGTGGTATTGAAATTATTCAATATCGTTGATCCAGATGAATCCTATTTTGGTATGAAAGATGCACAGCAACTTGCGATTATTGAAACATTCGTACGTGATTTCAACTTGCGTACGTCAATTACTCGTGTACCTACTGTGCGTGAAGAAGACGGTCTTGCGAAAAGCTCTCGTAATGTCCGATTACTTGAACATGAACGAAATGAAGCGAGCGCGATTTATCGTGCACTGAGCTTGGGAAGACGCAGTTATTATGAAGGCATTCCATTGCAAGAGGTAGCGAAGATCGTGCGCAGAACGATTGAAGAGGAAACGTCAGGAACGATTGATTATGTCGAAGTACTGGCTTATCCATCATTGGATGAAAATATCAACGACGCGGCAGAAGTGATCATAGCCGCAGCGGTGCAGTTTACTTCCGCAAGATTGATAGATAATATTATTATGTCAACTATAAAGGATGAATAG
- the panB gene encoding 3-methyl-2-oxobutanoate hydroxymethyltransferase, which produces MKSTTDFSKMKTNGEKISMLTAYDYPTAQIAEQAGIDVLLVGDSLGMVVLGYDSTSHVTLDEMSHHGKAVRRGAKDTFVIVDMPFGTYHGSADITLQNALRLFQETSANALKVEGSGAVIDKIKLLTTAGMPACAHLGLLPQSAGVTGGYKVQGKTAAAAKQLIDDAKACEAAGAFMIVLECIPFQLAKEVSMAVSIPIIGIGAGAETDGQVLVFHDMVRYGNHKLPKFVESYAEVGKDIEGAMKLYNSAVKNGSFPSESHRFTMKEEELDALYGGKTL; this is translated from the coding sequence GTGAAATCGACAACAGATTTTTCGAAAATGAAAACAAACGGTGAGAAAATCAGTATGCTGACAGCGTATGATTATCCGACAGCACAAATTGCAGAACAAGCGGGGATTGATGTACTTCTTGTAGGCGATTCACTTGGTATGGTCGTACTCGGTTATGATTCGACATCGCATGTGACGCTTGACGAGATGTCGCATCACGGCAAAGCAGTTCGCCGAGGTGCAAAAGATACATTTGTCATCGTAGATATGCCGTTTGGTACGTATCATGGTTCAGCTGACATAACCTTACAGAATGCTTTACGGTTATTCCAGGAAACTTCTGCGAATGCGCTTAAAGTAGAAGGCAGTGGTGCAGTCATCGATAAAATCAAGTTGTTGACGACAGCGGGTATGCCAGCATGTGCACATTTAGGATTGCTTCCGCAGTCTGCTGGAGTCACCGGTGGATATAAAGTACAAGGTAAAACAGCAGCGGCAGCTAAACAGCTGATTGATGATGCTAAAGCTTGTGAAGCAGCAGGAGCATTCATGATCGTGCTCGAGTGTATTCCTTTCCAATTAGCGAAAGAAGTTTCTATGGCCGTTTCTATTCCTATCATCGGAATTGGTGCAGGCGCAGAAACAGATGGACAAGTACTTGTTTTTCATGACATGGTTCGCTATGGTAATCATAAATTACCAAAATTCGTTGAAAGTTATGCGGAAGTTGGTAAAGATATCGAAGGCGCCATGAAGTTATATAACTCGGCAGTGAAAAACGGTTCATTCCCTTCTGAGAGCCACCGCTTCACTATGAAGGAAGAGGAACTGGATGCGTTGTACGGGGGGAAGACACTATGA
- the panD gene encoding aspartate 1-decarboxylase: MFRMMMNGKLHRATVTEADLNYVGSITIDGALLEAAGMLPNEKVQIVNNNNGARFETYIIEGEPGSGVICVNGAAARLVQPGDIVIILSYVYVSEEEARTHRPTVLIMDENNRVKEVITEKPGVAIF, translated from the coding sequence ATGTTTAGAATGATGATGAATGGAAAATTACATCGCGCTACTGTCACAGAAGCTGACTTGAATTACGTAGGCAGCATTACAATTGACGGAGCTTTATTAGAAGCTGCGGGTATGTTGCCGAATGAAAAAGTGCAGATCGTCAATAATAATAACGGTGCGCGCTTCGAAACGTATATTATCGAAGGAGAGCCAGGTAGCGGCGTGATTTGTGTGAATGGGGCTGCTGCGCGTCTTGTGCAGCCAGGCGACATCGTCATCATCTTATCCTACGTGTATGTGTCGGAGGAAGAGGCACGCACGCATCGACCGACTGTGTTGATTATGGATGAGAACAATCGTGTGAAAGAAGTTATTACGGAAAAACCTGGCGTCGCTATATTCTAA